A single Halarcobacter anaerophilus DNA region contains:
- a CDS encoding ATP-binding protein codes for MDYSISAKKNAYLFILTVGILNTIIALLMYTYFKSTLTQSLYEKNIELAKLEFEKTEDEMQREINHYKLILQVIKKSPHFQKYIRDYSKEKEELLIHDFKNFSKTNKNIFQLRYLDKKGEEKIRVDKINENIVLAQTLQNKSQRYYFTKTASLKNNQFYISDFDLNIENKKIEIPYKPTIRVSTPIYINNDFAGVLIINYNAQELIDYISKKRTFDVYYMDKNENFLLHPNKKKSWSSQLNTNYKVEDEITNIHELIKNEFKDKNWIYYIDKVSVTDNDFYIIYSIKKEIYEKELSSLKKNILLVFLIIFLVTLPIVLIGSYLQSFQMKILETLIDGLPFPIVLKNGSGKFILVNKALVKLFGFSKKGDVLGKNSYDFSSMSLPYTNKQKDTEVLSKEQMKFEDSVILSDNRKLYFDTRLIKISFLNIFNKDFILGIAIDITELKELNNELEKRVKLEVENRMKAEKQLVQKVKLAEIGNLIDNIILQWEQPLNIISLSVQAIELDSEHGNFTKENTLERMEIIKQNTNFLFNTTDDFKTFLSLDKGIELFNIDKVISKVERILIGRIKNNHIQLDKRVDKELNLKGYKNEFSQVILNLINNALDEFESPNKKFKEKSIFIEALKKENLCIIRIKDNAGGIPKEYLEKIFDTKFSLKQKETLGIGLTICKNIIEKSFKGELQAYNENEGAVLEIKIPL; via the coding sequence ATGGATTATTCAATCTCAGCTAAAAAAAATGCCTATCTGTTTATTTTAACAGTCGGTATATTAAACACTATAATTGCACTGTTGATGTATACATATTTCAAAAGTACCCTAACCCAGTCTTTATATGAAAAGAATATTGAATTGGCAAAATTAGAGTTTGAAAAAACAGAAGATGAGATGCAAAGAGAGATAAACCATTATAAACTGATTTTACAAGTTATAAAAAAAAGTCCCCACTTTCAAAAATATATAAGAGATTACTCAAAAGAGAAAGAAGAACTTTTAATTCATGATTTTAAAAATTTTTCAAAAACAAATAAAAATATTTTTCAACTAAGATACTTGGATAAAAAAGGCGAAGAAAAAATAAGAGTAGATAAAATCAATGAAAACATAGTTTTAGCGCAAACTTTGCAAAATAAGAGTCAAAGATACTATTTTACAAAAACTGCTTCTTTAAAAAATAATCAGTTTTATATCTCTGATTTTGATTTAAATATTGAAAATAAAAAAATCGAAATTCCTTACAAACCTACAATCAGAGTATCCACACCAATTTATATAAACAACGATTTTGCAGGGGTTTTGATTATAAACTATAATGCTCAAGAGTTAATTGACTATATATCGAAAAAAAGAACATTTGATGTATATTATATGGATAAAAACGAAAATTTTCTGCTTCATCCAAATAAGAAAAAAAGTTGGAGTTCCCAACTAAATACAAACTATAAAGTTGAAGATGAGATAACAAATATTCATGAATTAATCAAAAATGAATTCAAAGATAAAAACTGGATCTATTATATTGATAAAGTTTCAGTTACAGATAATGATTTTTATATCATCTACTCCATAAAAAAAGAGATATATGAAAAAGAGTTGTCTTCACTGAAAAAAAATATTCTATTAGTTTTTCTCATCATTTTTTTAGTAACTTTACCTATTGTTCTTATAGGCTCTTATCTACAATCTTTTCAAATGAAAATTTTGGAAACTTTAATAGACGGATTGCCTTTCCCCATAGTTTTAAAAAACGGCTCGGGAAAATTTATTTTAGTAAATAAAGCTTTAGTAAAACTATTTGGTTTTTCAAAAAAAGGGGACGTCTTAGGAAAAAACTCTTACGATTTTAGTTCTATGTCTCTTCCTTATACAAACAAACAAAAAGATACGGAAGTTTTATCAAAAGAGCAGATGAAGTTTGAAGACAGTGTTATATTATCTGATAATAGAAAACTCTATTTTGATACAAGGTTAATCAAAATCTCTTTTTTAAATATTTTTAACAAAGATTTTATTTTGGGAATAGCAATTGATATAACAGAATTAAAAGAGTTAAACAATGAATTAGAAAAGAGAGTAAAACTAGAAGTTGAAAATAGAATGAAAGCTGAAAAGCAGCTAGTTCAAAAAGTCAAACTTGCAGAAATAGGAAATCTCATAGACAATATTATTTTACAGTGGGAGCAGCCTTTAAATATCATATCTTTAAGTGTTCAAGCTATTGAATTAGATAGCGAACACGGTAATTTTACAAAAGAGAACACCTTAGAAAGAATGGAGATAATAAAACAAAATACAAACTTTTTATTTAATACGACAGATGACTTTAAAACATTTTTATCTTTAGATAAAGGGATTGAGTTGTTTAATATAGATAAAGTTATTTCAAAAGTCGAAAGAATATTGATCGGTAGAATAAAAAATAACCATATACAACTTGACAAAAGAGTAGATAAAGAGCTAAATTTAAAAGGTTATAAAAATGAATTTTCACAAGTTATTTTAAATCTTATAAATAATGCTTTGGATGAATTTGAATCTCCTAACAAGAAATTTAAAGAAAAAAGTATCTTTATAGAGGCTTTAAAAAAAGAAAATCTTTGCATAATAAGAATAAAAGACAATGCAGGGGGAATTCCAAAAGAGTATCTTGAAAAAATATTTGATACAAAATTTTCTTTAAAACAAAAAGAGACATTGGGAATAGGATTGACCATTTGTAAAAATATTATCGAAAAAAGTTTTAAAGGAGAACTTCAAGCATATAATGAAAATGAAGGTGCTGTTTTAGAGATTAAGATTCCTCTTTAA
- a CDS encoding response regulator, whose product MTRSKILIVEDETIVALDIKKTLENLDFEITNTVTNYNSALNSVRVNKPDLILMDINLGQKYDGIDTVKKIHAIEKIPVIYVTAFTDEQTIKRAIQTNPVSYLVKPFKRDELKSNILLGLYKISKENNDYKNIIDVDIGLGYYYNYKENRLLYKEMPIKLSNNENLLLRILIEANNKVVTFEELEERIWPNNEISDSTLRTLVYRLRSKLEHRLIETVQKVGCRLNKDNPMHAASS is encoded by the coding sequence ATGACAAGATCAAAGATATTAATCGTTGAAGATGAAACTATTGTTGCTCTTGATATAAAAAAGACTTTGGAGAATTTAGATTTTGAAATAACAAATACGGTAACAAACTATAACAGCGCTCTAAACAGCGTAAGAGTCAATAAACCTGATTTAATCTTAATGGATATAAATCTGGGACAGAAATATGATGGGATAGATACTGTAAAAAAAATTCATGCAATAGAGAAGATTCCGGTAATATATGTTACGGCATTTACCGATGAACAAACTATAAAAAGGGCGATTCAGACAAATCCCGTAAGTTATTTGGTTAAACCTTTTAAAAGAGATGAGTTAAAGTCAAATATTCTTCTAGGTCTTTATAAAATTAGTAAAGAGAATAATGATTATAAAAATATAATAGATGTGGATATTGGATTAGGATATTATTATAATTATAAAGAGAACAGACTTCTTTATAAAGAGATGCCTATAAAATTAAGCAACAATGAAAACTTATTACTTAGAATTCTTATTGAAGCAAATAACAAAGTCGTAACTTTTGAGGAGTTAGAAGAGAGAATTTGGCCTAATAACGAGATATCTGATAGTACATTAAGAACACTTGTTTACAGACTAAGAAGTAAACTTGAACACAGATTAATTGAGACTGTGCAAAAAGTAGGATGTAGACTAAATAAAGACAACCCTATGCATGCAGCAAGCAGCTAG
- a CDS encoding response regulator, with translation MTKAKILIVEDESIVALDIKHALQTLGFKVTDCVRNYTRAIKSVKEARPDIILMDINLDRSKDGIETAKEIQKIENIPIIYLTAFSDEKTIHRAIKTNPISYLIKPFKRDELNSSILLGLYKINKSNEKIISSKCVELGFNYYYDLEDEILFYDNVPIKLSINERKLLSQLVNAKGSIITFRELEYLIWPDSPVSDSALRTLIYRLRSKLEYRIIETVPSLGCKLTPLF, from the coding sequence ATGACAAAAGCTAAAATTTTAATTGTTGAAGATGAGAGTATTGTTGCTTTAGATATAAAACATGCTTTACAAACACTTGGGTTCAAAGTAACAGATTGTGTAAGAAATTACACCAGAGCAATAAAAAGCGTAAAAGAGGCAAGACCTGATATTATTTTAATGGATATAAATTTGGATAGAAGCAAAGACGGAATCGAGACAGCCAAAGAGATCCAAAAAATAGAGAATATCCCGATAATCTATTTGACTGCATTTTCCGATGAAAAAACTATACATAGAGCTATAAAAACAAACCCTATTAGTTATTTAATCAAACCTTTTAAACGAGATGAATTAAACTCTTCAATTCTTTTAGGTTTATATAAAATCAACAAATCAAATGAAAAAATAATAAGTTCAAAATGTGTAGAATTAGGTTTTAACTACTATTATGATTTGGAAGATGAAATACTTTTTTACGATAATGTACCTATTAAATTGAGTATAAATGAAAGAAAACTTTTAAGCCAATTAGTTAATGCCAAAGGTTCTATTATAACATTTAGAGAGCTTGAATACCTTATTTGGCCTGATTCACCGGTTTCAGACAGTGCATTAAGAACTCTGATTTATAGGCTAAGAAGCAAATTAGAGTATAGAATTATTGAAACCGTTCCTTCCTTAGGCTGTAAACTAACCCCTCTTTTTTAA
- a CDS encoding 4Fe-4S binding protein produces the protein MIKLKKRDKNDIYGIPFLSIFFKNRFVVRTIQLLTLILFVYGVYLGFKEPEAENRFTRYLFWGLFWSLFMVVTLSTFGRIFCGICPHGFLGKYITKFGLKKELPKFLQNRYIGIMILVVGWWFVYYTFPGFWKSSGNTAIMFTLLTILAVLIFYFYKDMSYCKFICPIGTLTRAFNKISFTFLSTYKENCKECKTFDCAKACSYNLKPFTFEKKNSMEDCSLCMDCSSACEAVNFKITKPSSSLFNKFKTNSAEVWTYILIVACIPITMSFHHGLNRTNIADRFIWSKTANFFEQTFNLSSIDTVGMFSFFYALAFSIGIVYFGMFIASKLLNSDLNKTLYTLGYAFIPIFIIGGLAHLLHSFFTHIYADIVNGFLYGFGIQDIKVANLASRKETWLNIFNFFPYLAVVWGYLILAKRVNFFDVSKGKKVLAFIFASSLITFYLGLNLYRVYVFKTYGVKQTSHNHINKTLKNNPQKF, from the coding sequence ATGATAAAATTAAAAAAAAGAGATAAAAACGATATTTACGGAATTCCTTTCCTTAGTATTTTTTTCAAAAATAGATTTGTTGTTAGAACAATACAGCTTTTGACTCTTATATTATTTGTTTACGGAGTATATTTGGGATTTAAAGAACCTGAAGCCGAAAATAGATTTACCCGTTATCTTTTCTGGGGACTTTTTTGGTCTCTTTTTATGGTTGTTACACTCTCTACTTTCGGAAGAATATTTTGCGGTATTTGTCCCCATGGCTTTTTAGGAAAATATATTACAAAATTCGGTTTGAAAAAAGAGCTTCCTAAATTTTTGCAAAATAGATATATCGGAATTATGATTTTAGTTGTAGGATGGTGGTTTGTATATTACACCTTTCCGGGGTTTTGGAAAAGCTCAGGAAATACGGCTATTATGTTTACACTTCTTACTATATTGGCGGTTTTAATTTTTTATTTTTACAAAGATATGTCTTATTGTAAATTTATCTGTCCGATTGGAACTTTAACAAGAGCTTTTAATAAAATCTCTTTTACTTTTTTAAGTACATATAAAGAAAATTGTAAAGAGTGCAAAACTTTTGATTGTGCAAAAGCCTGTTCTTACAATCTAAAACCTTTTACTTTTGAAAAGAAAAATTCTATGGAAGATTGCTCTTTATGTATGGATTGTTCTAGTGCGTGTGAAGCCGTAAATTTTAAAATAACAAAACCGTCAAGTTCACTTTTTAATAAATTTAAAACAAATAGCGCAGAAGTCTGGACATATATTTTAATAGTGGCTTGTATTCCTATTACAATGTCTTTTCACCACGGATTAAACAGAACAAATATTGCAGACCGATTTATTTGGAGTAAAACTGCAAACTTTTTTGAGCAAACTTTTAATCTTAGTTCAATAGATACAGTAGGTATGTTTTCATTTTTTTATGCTCTTGCTTTTTCTATAGGAATAGTATATTTTGGAATGTTTATTGCCTCAAAACTTTTAAACAGCGATCTAAATAAAACTCTTTATACTTTAGGTTATGCTTTTATTCCTATATTTATAATAGGAGGACTTGCTCATTTATTACACAGTTTTTTTACTCATATTTATGCCGATATTGTAAACGGATTTCTTTATGGATTTGGTATTCAGGATATTAAAGTTGCCAATCTTGCCTCAAGAAAAGAGACTTGGTTGAATATCTTTAATTTTTTTCCTTATCTTGCAGTAGTCTGGGGATATTTAATTTTGGCAAAAAGAGTAAACTTTTTTGATGTTTCAAAGGGTAAAAAAGTATTAGCTTTTATTTTTGCATCATCTTTAATTACATTCTATCTTGGTTTAAATCTATATAGAGTTTATGTATTTAAGACCTATGGAGTTAAACAAACTTCTCACAATCATATAAATAAAACATTAAAAAATAATCCTCAAAAATTTTAA
- a CDS encoding N-acyl amino acid synthase FeeM domain-containing protein: protein MANINKNISLNQMQELLQSSFQSREVYHLPESFYEEQKRAIEIFNKRIFLESVIDETISFNKKLNWDYEKSNLKLTTTAEELVEVFKLRSDVFSEINYQHEFPDTIEGLNFDKFDKTSAVIYYQQNKEVTASIRLIFDSKNGLPSEGKAKFDDMRKKHKTIGEISRNIVKYRGKGLNQEFKYLMCGVYNVFTNNDIDMALSGIKKEHLKLFKKLGGVDIYKEMNAYGSLKVPVLIISYNPQYASKFFKKVFLNE from the coding sequence ATGGCAAACATCAACAAAAACATATCTTTAAACCAAATGCAGGAGCTTCTACAAAGCAGTTTTCAAAGTAGAGAAGTTTATCATCTTCCCGAAAGTTTTTATGAAGAACAAAAAAGAGCAATAGAGATCTTTAATAAAAGAATTTTTTTAGAAAGCGTAATTGATGAGACTATCTCTTTTAATAAAAAATTAAACTGGGATTATGAAAAAAGCAATCTAAAATTAACAACCACCGCCGAAGAGTTAGTAGAAGTTTTTAAATTAAGAAGTGACGTCTTTTCTGAAATAAACTATCAACATGAATTTCCTGATACTATCGAAGGTTTAAACTTTGATAAATTTGATAAAACTTCTGCTGTTATTTATTATCAACAAAACAAAGAGGTAACTGCATCAATCAGATTAATTTTTGATTCAAAAAACGGACTTCCGTCTGAGGGGAAAGCCAAATTCGATGATATGAGAAAAAAACATAAAACAATCGGAGAGATTTCAAGAAATATAGTGAAATATAGAGGAAAAGGATTAAACCAAGAATTTAAATATCTAATGTGCGGGGTATATAATGTTTTTACCAATAATGATATAGATATGGCACTTTCGGGAATAAAAAAAGAACACCTAAAACTTTTTAAAAAACTTGGAGGAGTAGATATATATAAAGAGATGAATGCCTACGGTTCTTTGAAAGTACCCGTATTAATAATTTCATATAACCCTCAATATGCATCAAAATTTTTTAAAAAAGTCTTTTTAAATGAATAA
- a CDS encoding 7TM diverse intracellular signaling domain-containing protein, with protein sequence MKKILVLIFFLFTTLTYASFISIDKNSKNIDILSKSEIFIDKSRELSINEVKNKKFTANNKKNLAFGYSPDFNVWIKFTLYNNSEETITKILEYDNPLATHIYFYNEKNGYKKEEGGLLSKAEKKVCINQIFTIKLNPKEKTICYVKASSYITALIIKLKLWDIETFFDKEVKHQIILSLFFGAMLILGVYNLFIFFFTKDISYLYYVLYIFGILFHQLAYVGFAKLYIFDTENMIRVIKSASIIVAAPVLALGLFTKNFLKTKQYKIHNIILDIFLVLIPVSILFFLLTESFDKYRNVITMLFLVYLMYITLYAALKKNKQAYFILFAWTIFLTTGMLMFLSSAGIFDIFEHIPYLIEISFVSEALVFSVALANRINSLQEEKEIANQKLLIQQQNETQRLAKKVDERTKDLTKTLEEKSLLLKELNHRVKNNMQTIVSLIRLQNDEMQDDKLQDVLITIQNRINSMSHLHELLYRDEDISHINAYEYFEILIEEVKYSYERDIDIHLNIKTNLKIEQAIYCGLILNELITNSFKYAFPDEIGNIYINLEKRGKNYILEVKDDGVGYTQSNRATHSLGLTLVRTLAVEQLEGKISIDSKNGVDVVIKWKDHDKS encoded by the coding sequence ATGAAAAAAATATTAGTTTTAATCTTCTTTCTTTTTACGACTTTAACTTACGCTTCTTTTATTTCTATAGATAAAAACAGTAAAAATATCGATATCTTATCAAAATCAGAAATCTTTATAGACAAAAGCAGAGAGTTGTCCATTAACGAAGTAAAAAACAAAAAATTTACGGCAAATAATAAAAAAAATCTAGCATTTGGATACTCCCCTGATTTTAATGTTTGGATAAAATTCACTTTATATAATAATTCAGAAGAGACCATAACCAAAATATTAGAGTATGACAATCCTCTTGCCACACATATATATTTTTATAATGAAAAAAACGGATATAAGAAGGAAGAAGGAGGTCTGCTTTCAAAAGCAGAAAAAAAAGTTTGTATAAATCAAATTTTTACTATAAAACTTAATCCAAAAGAGAAAACTATCTGCTATGTGAAAGCATCATCTTACATTACGGCATTGATAATAAAATTAAAACTTTGGGATATAGAGACTTTTTTTGATAAAGAGGTAAAACATCAAATTATATTATCTCTGTTTTTTGGAGCCATGTTAATACTTGGAGTATATAATCTTTTTATCTTTTTCTTTACAAAAGATATAAGCTATTTATATTATGTCCTTTATATTTTCGGTATTCTTTTTCATCAATTAGCTTATGTAGGCTTTGCAAAACTCTATATTTTTGATACGGAAAATATGATAAGAGTTATTAAAAGTGCATCTATTATTGTTGCGGCACCCGTTCTTGCATTAGGTCTATTTACAAAAAATTTTTTAAAAACAAAACAGTATAAAATCCATAATATTATATTAGATATATTTTTAGTTTTAATCCCTGTTTCAATTCTATTTTTTCTTTTAACTGAAAGCTTTGATAAATATAGAAACGTAATAACAATGCTATTTTTGGTATATCTAATGTATATTACTCTTTATGCTGCACTTAAAAAGAATAAACAAGCCTACTTTATACTCTTTGCCTGGACAATCTTTTTAACCACAGGAATGTTAATGTTTTTATCAAGTGCCGGAATATTTGATATTTTTGAACATATACCTTATTTAATAGAGATCTCTTTTGTCTCAGAAGCTCTTGTATTCTCCGTTGCATTGGCAAACAGAATAAACAGTCTTCAAGAAGAGAAAGAGATTGCAAATCAAAAACTTTTAATACAACAACAAAATGAGACACAAAGATTGGCAAAAAAAGTAGATGAGAGAACAAAAGATTTAACAAAAACATTAGAAGAAAAAAGTCTTCTCCTCAAAGAGTTAAATCATAGAGTAAAAAACAATATGCAGACAATCGTTTCATTAATAAGACTTCAAAATGATGAGATGCAAGATGATAAACTGCAAGATGTTTTAATTACAATTCAAAATAGAATTAATTCCATGAGTCATTTGCATGAACTTCTTTACAGAGATGAAGATATTTCTCATATAAATGCTTATGAATATTTTGAAATTTTAATAGAAGAGGTGAAATATAGTTATGAAAGAGATATAGATATACATTTAAACATAAAAACAAATTTAAAAATAGAACAGGCAATTTATTGTGGATTGATTTTAAATGAATTAATCACAAATTCATTTAAATATGCTTTTCCTGACGAGATTGGAAATATATATATAAATTTAGAAAAAAGAGGTAAAAACTATATTTTGGAAGTAAAAGATGATGGAGTCGGATATACTCAAAGTAATAGAGCTACCCACTCTTTAGGTCTAACTCTTGTTAGAACTTTGGCAGTAGAACAATTAGAGGGTAAAATCTCAATCGACTCAAAAAATGGAGTTGATGTTGTAATAAAATGGAAAGATCATGACAAAAGCTAA
- a CDS encoding sensor domain-containing diguanylate cyclase translates to MRKKLLYLIILILISTIFSYIIFSLIDNRKKEDLESEKELIKITYKTVIKAFKIHSNLIYFNRINTPQIKKLLLNINEASKEEKNIIKVQLYNELIDMYKNMSDFKLRQLHFHLKNNESFLRFHKPEKFGDSLKGVRSTVEYVNRYKKAIYGFEEGKIFNGYRFVYPLEYKNKYLGSVETSVSMDSIIKEMKEELNSNTDFIIKKEIVEKKVLKEEKAKYIQSAVLTDFYHEKTVSNGGNPLIKELLKKYLTSNTIEKKLQKGEIFNFFCSNKEQTYILTFFPVKNAISKQSVAYIIFANKNHDFKEYENQYILFLSILILLIITLMYFIYKIDEKKNKLINKDKILKKVQEIGKLGYWKFDLVKNQLIWSDEVYNIFELRKHEFEKTYENFLKYVHPHDLEKVTKVYEESLKNRTNYQVEHRIITQTGKIKYVEEECHHTFDEKGNIVQSLGTVHDITNIKIYQAQIEKAKKQFESLVSHIPDIVYRCEIDKNLTVLFINNAIETITGYKKEEIQQNKGISFSSIIHPEDIKKLDKAITSLIKKDKESIEIEHRIITKNRKIIWVDNFLKMLEENKHQFIEGIINDITIQKENYIKLQKFIDTQDNIVILTDSEKLNFANKKFFSFLGYENLENFKKFYSCICELFIENDRFFHLGKIKKDENWIEEIQKIPSSQRVVALLGQDFSIHTFSVTVNKFENNLFIVSFTDISETMTEQIELEEKTVHDKLTSAFNREYFDLNYKKFIKEYTKEKTHLAISILDIDFFKKVNDNFGHDIGDYVLKELVSEINRFSRKDDILIRWGGEEFILILKVESEKGLYKALEHIRKIIELHYFEKVEKITCSFGASIYKNNESIETTIKRADNALYKAKETGRNRVIIE, encoded by the coding sequence ATGAGAAAAAAGCTGTTATATCTAATAATACTGATTTTAATCTCCACCATATTTAGTTATATCATTTTTTCTTTAATCGATAATAGAAAAAAAGAGGATTTAGAATCAGAAAAAGAGTTAATTAAAATAACATATAAAACTGTTATCAAAGCTTTTAAAATACACTCAAATTTAATCTACTTTAATAGAATCAATACTCCGCAGATAAAAAAACTCTTATTAAATATAAATGAAGCCTCTAAAGAGGAAAAAAATATTATTAAAGTTCAACTATATAATGAACTTATTGATATGTATAAAAACATGTCTGATTTCAAATTAAGACAATTGCACTTTCACCTAAAAAACAATGAAAGCTTCTTAAGATTTCACAAACCAGAAAAATTTGGAGACAGTTTAAAAGGTGTTAGATCTACCGTTGAGTATGTAAATAGATACAAAAAAGCTATTTACGGCTTTGAAGAGGGAAAAATATTTAACGGTTACAGATTTGTTTATCCTTTAGAGTATAAAAACAAATATTTAGGCAGTGTAGAAACTTCCGTATCAATGGACTCGATAATCAAGGAGATGAAAGAAGAGTTAAACAGTAACACCGATTTTATTATAAAAAAAGAGATAGTAGAAAAAAAGGTTTTAAAAGAGGAAAAAGCAAAATATATTCAATCTGCAGTTTTAACAGATTTTTATCATGAAAAAACTGTAAGCAACGGGGGCAACCCACTTATAAAAGAGCTTTTAAAAAAATATTTGACATCAAATACAATAGAAAAAAAACTTCAAAAAGGAGAGATATTCAACTTTTTCTGCTCTAATAAAGAACAAACATATATCTTAACTTTCTTCCCCGTAAAAAATGCTATTTCCAAACAAAGTGTTGCTTATATAATATTTGCAAATAAAAACCACGATTTTAAAGAGTATGAAAATCAATATATACTTTTTTTATCTATTCTAATTCTTTTGATAATTACCCTAATGTACTTTATTTATAAAATCGATGAAAAGAAAAACAAACTTATTAATAAAGATAAAATTCTAAAAAAAGTACAAGAGATTGGTAAATTAGGCTATTGGAAATTTGATTTAGTAAAAAATCAACTTATATGGAGTGATGAAGTTTACAATATATTTGAATTACGAAAACATGAGTTTGAGAAAACATACGAAAATTTCTTAAAGTATGTTCATCCTCATGATTTAGAAAAAGTAACTAAAGTATATGAAGAGTCCTTAAAAAACCGAACAAACTATCAAGTTGAACATAGAATTATTACACAAACAGGCAAAATTAAATATGTAGAAGAGGAGTGTCATCACACTTTTGACGAGAAAGGGAATATCGTCCAATCTTTGGGAACAGTACATGATATTACAAATATAAAAATTTACCAAGCGCAGATAGAGAAAGCAAAAAAGCAATTTGAATCCTTGGTTTCACATATTCCCGATATTGTATATCGTTGTGAAATTGATAAAAATTTAACAGTTCTATTTATAAACAATGCTATAGAAACTATTACGGGTTATAAAAAAGAGGAAATACAACAAAACAAGGGAATATCTTTTAGTTCAATTATCCATCCCGAAGATATAAAAAAATTAGACAAAGCTATAACATCACTTATAAAAAAAGATAAAGAGAGTATAGAAATAGAGCATAGAATCATTACAAAAAATAGAAAAATTATCTGGGTTGATAACTTTTTAAAAATGCTTGAGGAGAATAAACATCAATTTATAGAAGGAATAATAAACGATATAACTATTCAAAAAGAGAACTATATAAAACTTCAAAAATTTATTGATACACAAGATAATATCGTGATATTGACAGATTCCGAAAAATTAAACTTTGCAAACAAAAAATTTTTCAGTTTTCTAGGTTATGAAAATCTAGAAAATTTTAAAAAATTCTATAGTTGTATTTGCGAACTATTTATAGAAAATGACAGATTTTTTCACCTAGGAAAAATCAAAAAAGATGAAAATTGGATTGAAGAGATACAAAAAATTCCTTCTTCACAAAGGGTTGTTGCTTTGCTTGGTCAAGATTTTAGTATACACACTTTTTCCGTAACGGTAAATAAATTTGAAAATAATCTATTTATAGTAAGTTTTACTGATATAAGCGAAACTATGACAGAACAAATAGAGTTGGAAGAAAAAACCGTACACGACAAACTAACCTCAGCTTTCAACAGAGAATACTTTGATCTAAACTATAAAAAATTTATAAAAGAGTATACAAAAGAAAAGACACACTTAGCAATCTCTATTTTAGATATAGACTTTTTTAAAAAAGTAAATGATAACTTCGGTCATGATATAGGAGATTATGTCTTAAAAGAGCTGGTATCTGAAATAAACAGATTTTCAAGAAAAGATGATATTCTTATTAGATGGGGAGGAGAAGAGTTTATTTTGATACTAAAAGTTGAGTCAGAAAAAGGGTTATATAAAGCCTTGGAACATATAAGAAAAATCATAGAACTACACTATTTTGAAAAAGTAGAAAAGATAACTTGCAGTTTCGGAGCAAGTATTTATAAAAACAATGAATCTATAGAAACTACTATAAAAAGAGCCGATAATGCACTATATAAAGCCAAAGAAACAGGAAGAAATAGAGTTATAATAGAGTAG